A genomic region of Miscanthus floridulus cultivar M001 chromosome 3, ASM1932011v1, whole genome shotgun sequence contains the following coding sequences:
- the LOC136546977 gene encoding sphingosine kinase 1-like produces the protein MADPQPQAEVLTESVRVNSTEVEATLRGGELAWRPAGGGNGEGQERRLELESEVLGCRVDGRKLKFATFAASGGGNGKGGGGAANRRRGEVVVEMEDEDAAVRWGDAIRDRLASLGRPKRLLIIVNPYGGKRSGRSIFQNDVLPLIEAAGVLYTMQETKHRLHAQEIAHSLDLRKYDGIICVSGDGVMVEVVNGLLQREDWETAIKVPLGIIPAGTGNGMARSLLHASGEPFSISNAVFAIIRGHKRALDVTSVVQGNTRFFSVLMLTWGLVADVDIESEKYRWMGSARLEFYLLLRMLNLRRYNGRILFIPAPGYEDVGDPVEQTTNGVSTGIQEDGATDSNGETCGYVGPSIKEADRRWRSLNGPFVSVWFGNVPFASEDAMAAPKAEFADGYLDAAIIKDCPRWDVVGLVFQMKDGTYVNSPCVEYFKVKAIRMEPGLRVGSSTKGGIIDSDGEVIARGDDGSHSRAGDEPGHLMAYGPPIQLTVDQGLATIFSPR, from the exons ATGGCCGATCCCCAGCCCCAGGCCGAGGTCCTGACCGAGTCAGTGCGGGTCAACAGCACCGAGGTGGAGGCCACGCTCAGGGGCGGGGAGCTGGCGTGGCGCCCCGCCGGCGGCGGCAACGGAGAGGGGCAGGAGCGGCGGCTGGAGCTGGAGTCGGAGGTGCTCGGGTGCCGGGTGGACGGGAGGAAGCTCAAATTCGCGACCTTTGCCGCGAGCGGCGGCGGTAATGGGAAAGGGGGAGGAGGGGCCGCGAATCGGAGGAGAGGGGAGGTCGTGGTGGAGATGGAGGACGAGGATGCCGCGGTGCGGTGGGGGGACGCCATCAGGgatcgcctcgcctcgctcg GTCGGCCAAAGAGATTGTTAATTATAGTGAACCCTTACGGTGGAAAGAGAAGCGGACGGAGTATTTTCCAGAATGACGTCCTCCCTCTCATTGAAGCTGCTGGTGTGCTTTATACGATGCAAG AAACCAAGCATCGCCTTCATGCTCAAGAGATTGCACATTCACTTGATCTTAGGAAGTATGATGGCATCATTTGTGTCAGTGGAGATGGTGTGATGGTAGAG gttGTCAATGGCCTCCTGCAAAGGGAGGACTGGGAGACAGCAATAAAAGTGCCCCTTGGGATCATTCCGGCAG GTACTGGAAATGGAATGGCACGATCTCTATTGCATGCTTCTGGTGAACCATTCTCTATATCTAATGCTGTGTTTGCAATCATCAGAG GTCATAAACGTGCACTTGATGTTACTTCTGTTGTGCAGGGAAATACAAGGTTCTTTAGTGTCCTCATGCTTACATGGG GTCTGGTGGCTGATGTTGATATTGAATCAGAGAAGTATAGGTGGATGGGAAGTGCTCGCCTTGAATTTTAT CTCCTACTCCGCATGCTGAACCTGCGACGGTACAATGGGCGCATCCTTTTTATTCCAGCACCAGGATATGAAGACGTTGGTGATCCTGTGGAGCAAACTACAAACGGGGTTAGCACGGGCATTCAAGAAGACGGAGCAACTGACAGTAATGGTGAAACGTGTGGCTATGTTGGCCCATCGATCAAAGAAGCCGATCGTAGATGGAGATCGCTGAATGGTCCATTCGTTTCAGTCTGGTTCGGCAATGTTCCTTTCGCTAGCGAagatgccatggcagcaccaaaAGCAGAG TTTGCGGATGGCTACTTGGATGCTGCCATAATCAAGGATTGCCCGCGGTGGGATGTTGTCGGGCTTGTGTTCCAGATGAAGGACGGCACCTATGTGAACTCGCCATGCGTGGAGTACTTCAAG GTGAAGGCGATCCGGATGGAACCGGGCCTGCGCGTGGGCAGCAGCACCAAGGGCGGTATCATCGACTCGGACGGGGAGGTGATTGCGAGGGGCGATGATGGG
- the LOC136546976 gene encoding uncharacterized protein, giving the protein MAKNRNKKNKAKKSGGVAAMDTSEGGPATSTAADAPQPMDTSEGKQPSSATAALGSINKKIKKGVHMKRSQNARKMKAIARAVSKNEKSEEKIQKAKGKKTRIQSAKSLYD; this is encoded by the exons ATGGCGAAGAACCGGAACAAGAAGAACAAGGCCAAGAAGAGCGGCGGCGTCGCCGCCATGGACACCTCTGAGGGCGGCCCTGCCACATCCACTGCCGCGGACGCCCCACAAC CAATGGATACGTCCGAGGGAAAGCAGCCATCGTCGGCCACCGCGGCGCTCGGTTCGATCAACAA GAAAATAAAAAAGGGAGTGCATATGAAAAGGTCACAGAATGCTAGGAAAATGAAAGCAATTGCTAGGGCTGTATCAAAGAATGAAAAGTCTGAGGAGAAGATCCAGAAAGCAAAAGGCAAGAAGACAAGAATTCAGTCTGCCAAGTCTTTGTATGACTGA